A stretch of Candidatus Hydrogenedentota bacterium DNA encodes these proteins:
- a CDS encoding DUF1501 domain-containing protein: MPISRRDFMKGMAVFSGIGLAPKFLTDAYADPAQVIQGFNDDRVLVVVQLGGGNDGLNTIVPFEDDLYHRARPQIGLKPERLIKLNDLTGINDAMRPVMPFFERGELAVIQGVGYPNPDRSHFRSMEIWHTGSDSDEYLGDGWIGRYFDNNCAGAAQPQVGLALDAERPQAFGSALGYGVATTDPGKFGWNPGKGADNEAAFLALNAGKPAHNPTLDFLRHTTANAVTSSEEVRAAAKKGNIQMIEKGKRNAGPSQLDAVAGLIRGGLATRIYYVSTSGFDTHSGQVATHDRLLGGVAGALARFQDQLEKDGTADRVTTMVFSEFGRRVNENGSGGTDHGTAAPMFLMGKSVKGGIHGAAPNLGDLDGGDLKYSTDFRQVYTTLLEDWLHADPAKVLDQRFDKLPLLA; this comes from the coding sequence ATGCCGATTTCACGCCGCGACTTCATGAAGGGGATGGCCGTCTTTTCCGGCATCGGCCTGGCCCCGAAATTCCTGACCGACGCCTACGCCGATCCCGCCCAGGTGATCCAGGGATTCAACGACGACCGCGTCCTCGTGGTGGTGCAGTTGGGTGGCGGCAATGACGGCCTCAACACCATCGTGCCCTTTGAAGACGACCTCTACCACCGCGCCCGGCCCCAGATCGGTCTCAAGCCCGAACGACTCATCAAGCTGAACGATCTGACGGGAATCAACGACGCCATGCGGCCCGTCATGCCCTTCTTCGAGCGCGGCGAGCTCGCCGTGATCCAGGGCGTGGGTTATCCCAACCCCGACCGGTCGCACTTCCGCTCCATGGAAATCTGGCACACCGGCAGCGACTCCGACGAGTACCTCGGCGATGGCTGGATCGGGCGCTACTTCGACAACAACTGCGCCGGCGCCGCCCAGCCGCAGGTGGGCCTCGCCCTGGATGCCGAACGGCCCCAGGCCTTTGGCAGCGCCCTTGGTTATGGCGTGGCCACCACCGACCCCGGCAAATTCGGCTGGAATCCCGGAAAGGGCGCGGACAATGAGGCCGCTTTCCTGGCCCTGAACGCCGGCAAGCCCGCCCATAACCCCACCCTCGATTTCCTGCGCCACACCACCGCCAACGCCGTCACCAGCTCGGAAGAGGTGCGCGCCGCCGCGAAGAAGGGCAATATTCAGATGATCGAAAAGGGCAAACGAAACGCCGGGCCAAGCCAGCTCGACGCCGTGGCGGGCCTGATTCGCGGCGGCCTCGCCACGCGCATCTACTACGTCTCCACCAGTGGTTTCGACACCCACTCGGGTCAGGTTGCAACCCATGACCGGCTCCTCGGCGGCGTTGCGGGCGCCCTGGCGCGCTTTCAGGATCAGTTGGAAAAAGACGGCACCGCCGATCGCGTGACCACCATGGTCTTTTCCGAATTCGGCCGCCGCGTGAACGAGAACGGCAGCGGCGGCACGGACCACGGAACCGCCGCGCCCATGTTCCTCATGGGCAAGTCCGTGAAGGGCGGCATCCACGGCGCCGCGCCGAACCTGGGCGACCTCGACGGCGGCGACCTGAAATACAGCACCGATTTCCGCCAGGTCTACACCACTCTGCTGGAAGACTGGCTCCACGCGGACCCGGCAAAGGTCCTCGATCAGCGTTTCGACAAACTGCCGCTTCTGGCGTAA
- a CDS encoding PQQ-dependent sugar dehydrogenase — protein sequence MKKTVAGTLLALAVVPAFAAELPLDKIKLPQGFSISVYADDVPGARSMALGDKGTVFVGSQRAGNVYAVSDTDGDHKADSTVVVAEELWWPNGVAFKDGTLYVAEIGRIVKFENIENSLDAPPEPVVVIDTLPQEQMHGWKYLNIGPDGKLYFNIGMPCNDCDAAKEQNNPLFGTLQRINTDGTGLETFALGVRNSLGFDWHPATKAMYFNDTGRDLMGDDVPQCELNRATEPGQHFGYPYFHGGDLPDPVHGAGKNADDYVKPIQQMGAHVTPLGLKFYTGEQFPAEYKNRIFTALHGSWNRSIKVGYSVKQITLDDAGNVAKYEDFATGWLDRQEAWGRPVDVRVMPDGALLVSDDFANVIYRIAYTG from the coding sequence GCATTTGCTGCGGAGCTTCCTCTGGATAAGATTAAGTTGCCCCAGGGCTTTTCCATCAGCGTGTATGCCGACGACGTGCCGGGCGCCCGTTCCATGGCGCTGGGCGACAAGGGCACGGTATTTGTTGGTTCTCAGCGCGCGGGGAATGTGTATGCGGTTTCGGATACGGATGGCGACCACAAGGCGGACAGCACGGTGGTGGTTGCGGAGGAACTCTGGTGGCCCAATGGCGTGGCCTTCAAGGATGGCACGCTGTATGTGGCGGAGATCGGCCGGATCGTGAAGTTTGAGAATATCGAAAACTCGCTGGACGCGCCGCCGGAGCCGGTGGTGGTGATCGACACGCTGCCGCAGGAGCAGATGCACGGCTGGAAGTATCTGAACATCGGCCCGGACGGCAAGCTTTACTTCAATATCGGAATGCCCTGCAACGATTGCGATGCGGCGAAAGAACAGAACAATCCTTTATTCGGAACGCTGCAGCGCATTAATACCGATGGCACGGGGCTTGAAACTTTCGCCCTGGGCGTGCGCAATTCGCTGGGCTTCGATTGGCATCCCGCGACGAAGGCGATGTACTTCAACGATACCGGTCGCGATTTGATGGGTGATGATGTTCCTCAGTGTGAATTGAACCGGGCGACGGAGCCGGGGCAGCACTTCGGTTATCCCTATTTCCATGGCGGGGACCTTCCCGATCCGGTCCATGGCGCGGGCAAGAATGCGGACGACTACGTGAAGCCGATCCAGCAGATGGGCGCGCATGTTACGCCGCTGGGCCTGAAGTTCTACACGGGCGAGCAGTTTCCGGCGGAATACAAGAACCGCATATTCACGGCGCTGCACGGTTCCTGGAACCGGTCGATCAAGGTGGGCTACAGCGTGAAGCAGATCACGCTGGATGACGCGGGCAACGTGGCGAAATATGAGGACTTTGCCACGGGCTGGCTGGATCGCCAGGAGGCCTGGGGACGTCCCGTGGACGTGCGGGTGATGCCGGACGGCGCGCTGCTGGTCTCCGATGACTTTGCGAATGTGATTTATCGGATTGCCTATACGGGCTGA
- a CDS encoding DUF1800 domain-containing protein, producing the protein MASLPPLGPESWDLAKARHLLNRAGFGVPHALAVRLSEMTPDAAVDYLLNYESIPFEFPEPDFLVPPMSNKERAEARKALGEEERRELQQKMQREEREAVQKLRGWWLQRMRTSPRPLEEKMALMWHGHFATSAQKVKASEVNYALYEVFRTHATGNFKRLTTEVGQSRCMLRYLDNDRSTKKQPNENWARELMELFTLGQGQYTEDDIKNSARAFTGWSTDGVSFAFNITNHDPGAKTFMGRTGEFDGWDIINIIFEQPALGTFICGKLYKFFAAEEVDPAVVETLAETFRANNFELKPVLRQLFLSQAFYSPRVMGTQVKSPAQLVVKLTHDLSLDSVPPTAMAQATATLGQNILHPPNVKGWDGNRAWINANTLLLRYNLPATLASAATKGHNQLMMGGGESTMMLAGEGDPEAMSPAAMAETPKPDPRAAIREQVREKLKSLPKEERQAKVKILREGKPAERKALLQELGIDAPPAFDPLDDMFEGLNFSTATECVTVVAGKLLDAPLSPEQQSTLVGVLGVAAPDSPFAPDNLTDDKRKELLHLITSMAEYQLC; encoded by the coding sequence ATGGCCAGCCTGCCCCCCCTGGGACCTGAATCCTGGGATCTTGCCAAAGCCCGACACCTGCTGAACCGCGCCGGGTTTGGCGTTCCCCACGCCCTGGCGGTACGCCTCTCCGAAATGACCCCCGACGCCGCCGTCGACTACCTCCTGAACTACGAGTCAATCCCTTTCGAATTTCCCGAGCCCGACTTCCTCGTGCCGCCCATGAGCAACAAAGAGCGGGCCGAAGCGAGGAAAGCCCTCGGCGAGGAAGAACGGCGCGAACTCCAGCAGAAGATGCAGCGGGAAGAGCGGGAGGCCGTTCAGAAACTCCGGGGCTGGTGGCTCCAGCGCATGCGGACCTCCCCCCGGCCGCTGGAGGAAAAAATGGCCCTCATGTGGCACGGCCACTTCGCCACCTCCGCCCAGAAGGTCAAGGCCTCCGAGGTCAATTACGCCCTCTACGAAGTCTTCCGCACCCACGCCACCGGCAATTTTAAACGCCTCACCACCGAGGTGGGCCAGTCCCGCTGCATGCTGCGCTATCTGGACAACGACCGCAGCACGAAAAAACAGCCCAATGAAAACTGGGCCCGGGAACTCATGGAACTCTTCACCCTGGGCCAGGGCCAGTACACCGAAGACGATATCAAGAACTCCGCCCGGGCCTTTACCGGCTGGTCCACGGACGGAGTCTCCTTCGCCTTCAACATCACCAATCACGATCCGGGCGCCAAGACCTTCATGGGCCGCACCGGCGAATTCGACGGCTGGGACATCATCAATATCATCTTCGAGCAGCCCGCCCTGGGCACCTTCATCTGCGGGAAACTCTACAAGTTCTTCGCCGCCGAGGAAGTGGACCCCGCCGTGGTCGAGACCCTCGCCGAAACCTTCCGCGCAAATAACTTCGAGCTGAAACCGGTCCTCCGCCAGCTCTTCCTTTCCCAGGCCTTCTACAGCCCCCGGGTGATGGGCACCCAGGTTAAGAGCCCCGCCCAGCTCGTGGTCAAACTGACACACGACCTCAGCCTCGATTCCGTGCCGCCCACCGCCATGGCTCAGGCCACCGCGACCCTGGGCCAGAACATCCTCCATCCACCCAATGTGAAAGGTTGGGACGGTAACCGGGCCTGGATCAACGCCAACACGCTCCTCCTGCGCTATAACCTTCCCGCAACCCTGGCCAGCGCCGCCACCAAGGGCCACAATCAGTTGATGATGGGCGGCGGCGAAAGCACCATGATGCTGGCGGGCGAAGGCGACCCGGAGGCCATGTCCCCAGCCGCCATGGCCGAAACCCCAAAGCCCGATCCGCGCGCCGCCATCCGCGAACAGGTCCGGGAAAAGCTGAAGAGCCTCCCGAAGGAGGAGCGACAGGCCAAGGTGAAGATCCTGCGCGAAGGTAAACCCGCCGAACGAAAGGCCCTCCTTCAGGAGCTTGGTATCGACGCGCCGCCGGCCTTCGATCCCCTGGACGACATGTTCGAAGGCCTGAATTTTTCCACCGCGACCGAATGCGTCACCGTCGTGGCGGGCAAGCTGCTCGACGCGCCCTTGAGCCCCGAACAGCAGTCCACCCTGGTGGGCGTTCTGGGAGTCGCCGCACCGGACAGCCCTTTTGCGCCCGACAACCTGACGGATGACAAGCGAAAAGAGCTGCTTCACCTGATTACGAGCATGGCCGAATACCAGCTCTGCTGA
- a CDS encoding flagellar biosynthesis anti-sigma factor FlgM yields MTGITGIGNLNELQVARPIKGARNLPAADAPSTDQDAVKISEAAQQAAEVARYLRESAKDSEIRQERVEAAKQNLSEGRQRVEEVLTELASALVSYI; encoded by the coding sequence ATGACCGGAATCACAGGCATCGGAAACTTGAATGAGCTGCAGGTTGCGCGGCCCATCAAGGGCGCCCGTAACCTGCCGGCCGCGGACGCTCCGTCCACTGACCAGGACGCCGTCAAGATCAGCGAAGCGGCCCAGCAGGCTGCGGAAGTGGCCCGTTACCTTCGCGAGTCCGCCAAGGACTCGGAAATTCGCCAGGAACGCGTTGAAGCCGCGAAGCAGAACTTGAGTGAAGGCCGCCAGCGGGTGGAGGAGGTTCTGACGGAACTGGCCTCGGCCCTGGTGAGCTATATCTAA
- the flgK gene encoding flagellar hook-associated protein FlgK, with translation MGTLFSALDIGRSGLSTAQIQLDVTGHNIASANKVGFSRQRADISTRAPLERSYGFLGRGPFISGVNRLRDAFLDISYRDQVATQQNAEIQTSFYSRLEDLYQEPSEDGFSAKLNQFFDAMNDFANNVEDIPTRVATITEAESLASTLRQNAAALEDLRTAANEDVRALVPTINGVAQQIADLNFAIKTLEATGGTANDLRDDRDVLLDELAGYINIDYRERTDGQVDVLISGEELVIGNRAREIEAVPDGSIDPDRPDFLRVRFANNGTEVNVIDGELAGALEQRDVVLAELVDRNDTLAAALIEEVNAIHSRGNGLSNLRQPLAASNAVTSAAAALDSAGLPFTVNDGAFDIVVYDSANNISETISVPVTAGTTSLNDIAAAINSSGNMSASIANGVLTVTPDAGFTYTFANDTANLLPALGLNGLFTGSNARNIGVSQHIIDDPALLSSGDSLNVLETGNNTIALELAALRNTPVLTNDTETLGDYFESTVVQLGIDAGANLDRRDVQNAVINDLNLRRQEVSGVNLDEEVTTMIQVQKAFDASARVITITDRMLDTLLGIVR, from the coding sequence GTGGGCACCCTCTTCAGCGCCTTGGACATCGGTCGAAGCGGCCTGAGTACCGCCCAGATCCAGCTTGATGTCACGGGCCACAATATCGCCTCCGCCAATAAAGTGGGCTTCTCCCGCCAGCGCGCCGATATTTCCACCCGCGCCCCCCTGGAACGCTCCTACGGATTTCTCGGACGGGGACCCTTCATCTCCGGCGTGAACCGGCTCCGGGACGCGTTCCTGGACATTTCCTACCGGGACCAGGTCGCTACCCAGCAGAATGCGGAGATTCAGACCAGCTTCTACTCCCGCCTCGAAGACCTTTATCAGGAACCAAGTGAAGACGGCTTCTCCGCCAAGCTAAATCAATTCTTCGACGCGATGAACGACTTCGCCAACAACGTGGAAGACATTCCCACCCGCGTGGCCACCATCACCGAGGCGGAATCCCTCGCCTCAACCCTGCGCCAGAACGCCGCCGCCCTCGAAGACCTCCGCACCGCGGCCAATGAAGACGTGCGCGCCCTTGTGCCCACCATCAATGGCGTGGCCCAGCAGATCGCGGACCTGAACTTCGCCATCAAGACCCTCGAAGCCACCGGCGGCACCGCCAACGACCTCCGCGACGACCGCGATGTCCTCCTCGATGAACTCGCCGGGTACATCAATATCGATTACCGCGAACGGACCGACGGCCAGGTGGATGTGTTAATCTCCGGCGAGGAACTCGTCATCGGCAACCGCGCCCGAGAGATTGAGGCTGTGCCCGACGGCTCCATCGACCCCGACCGCCCCGATTTTCTGCGGGTGCGCTTCGCCAACAACGGGACCGAGGTAAATGTGATTGATGGCGAGCTCGCCGGCGCGTTGGAACAGCGCGATGTCGTCCTTGCCGAGCTGGTCGATCGAAACGACACGCTGGCCGCCGCGCTCATTGAAGAGGTCAACGCCATACATTCCCGTGGCAACGGTCTGAGCAACCTCCGGCAGCCCCTGGCCGCTTCCAACGCGGTCACCAGCGCCGCCGCCGCTCTGGACAGCGCCGGACTTCCCTTCACCGTCAATGACGGCGCCTTCGACATCGTCGTGTACGACAGCGCGAACAATATCAGCGAAACCATTTCCGTCCCGGTTACCGCGGGCACAACCAGCCTCAACGACATCGCCGCCGCCATCAACAGCTCCGGGAACATGAGCGCCTCCATCGCCAACGGCGTGCTCACCGTGACGCCCGACGCCGGTTTTACCTATACCTTCGCCAATGACACCGCCAACCTCCTGCCCGCCCTCGGGCTCAACGGCCTCTTCACCGGCAGCAACGCCCGAAACATCGGGGTGAGCCAGCACATCATCGACGACCCCGCGCTCCTGAGTTCGGGCGACAGCCTGAACGTCCTCGAAACCGGCAATAACACCATCGCCCTCGAACTCGCCGCCCTGCGCAATACCCCCGTGCTCACCAACGACACGGAAACCCTCGGCGACTACTTCGAATCCACCGTGGTACAGCTCGGCATCGACGCCGGCGCCAATCTGGACCGCCGGGACGTGCAGAACGCGGTCATAAACGACCTCAACCTACGGCGCCAGGAAGTCTCCGGCGTCAACCTCGACGAAGAAGTCACCACCATGATCCAGGTTCAAAAGGCCTTCGACGCCTCCGCCCGGGTCATCACCATCACCGACCGCATGCTCGATACCCTCCTCGGCATCGTGCGGTAA